A window from Oceanithermus desulfurans encodes these proteins:
- the mnmE gene encoding tRNA uridine-5-carboxymethylaminomethyl(34) synthesis GTPase MnmE codes for MLPSLHDTIAAVATPPGPGGVGVLRVSGPQALETAARVWRGRDPRTSPGGRFWHGWVVDPETGEAVDEAVLLVFRAPRSYTGEDVVEIQTHGSPAVLGRVLRLLLAAGARPAAPGEFTLRAYLHGRMDLAQAESVLALVEAESETARRQALRGLTRELSQKIDALAERLLDLLAHIQALLDYPEEGVEPHEAERVIASVLAEVEALLATAGAGRRVREGARLALVGAPNAGKSSLLNALLGFERALVHDRPGTTRDYLEAALEIEGVPLVAVDTAGLRATDDPVEAAGVERALAVAREADLILYLADRSQPRPDPPSLPWERTIRLATKADLPAAWHDPDFLEVSAHSGHGLGALRARIRAQLLGRASESEVWITSERHREALAEARDHLLEARGAPEDLMGMSLEAAARALGRITGREAGEETIARIFQNFCVGK; via the coding sequence ATGCTCCCCAGCCTGCACGACACCATCGCCGCCGTGGCCACCCCGCCGGGCCCCGGCGGGGTGGGGGTGCTGCGGGTGAGCGGGCCGCAGGCGCTGGAGACGGCCGCCCGCGTCTGGCGCGGGCGCGACCCCCGCACCAGCCCCGGAGGCCGTTTCTGGCACGGCTGGGTGGTGGACCCGGAAACCGGGGAAGCGGTGGACGAGGCCGTTCTGCTCGTCTTCCGAGCTCCGCGGTCCTACACCGGCGAGGACGTCGTCGAGATCCAGACCCACGGCTCGCCCGCCGTATTGGGGCGCGTGCTGCGCCTGCTCCTCGCCGCCGGCGCCCGTCCCGCCGCCCCCGGCGAGTTCACCCTGCGCGCCTACCTGCACGGCCGCATGGACCTGGCGCAGGCGGAGAGCGTACTCGCCCTGGTGGAGGCCGAGAGCGAGACCGCGCGCCGCCAGGCGCTGCGCGGGCTCACCCGCGAACTCTCGCAGAAGATCGACGCCCTCGCAGAGCGGCTGCTGGACCTGCTGGCCCACATCCAGGCGCTGCTCGACTACCCCGAGGAGGGGGTGGAACCGCACGAGGCCGAGCGGGTGATCGCCTCCGTGCTCGCGGAGGTCGAGGCCCTCCTGGCCACCGCGGGCGCGGGGCGCCGGGTGCGCGAGGGGGCCCGGCTGGCCCTGGTGGGGGCGCCGAACGCCGGAAAGTCGAGCCTGCTCAACGCGCTCCTGGGCTTCGAGCGGGCGCTGGTGCACGACCGTCCCGGCACCACCCGCGACTACCTGGAGGCGGCGCTCGAGATCGAAGGGGTTCCGCTCGTCGCCGTGGACACCGCCGGCCTGCGCGCCACCGACGACCCGGTCGAGGCCGCGGGCGTCGAGCGGGCGCTGGCAGTGGCGCGCGAAGCCGACCTCATCCTCTACCTGGCCGACCGCTCGCAGCCGCGGCCCGACCCTCCGAGCCTGCCCTGGGAGCGCACGATCCGGCTGGCGACCAAGGCCGACCTGCCGGCCGCCTGGCACGACCCCGACTTCCTCGAGGTCTCCGCCCACAGCGGACACGGCCTGGGCGCCCTGCGCGCCCGGATCCGCGCCCAGCTCCTGGGCCGGGCGTCCGAGAGCGAGGTCTGGATCACCTCGGAACGCCACCGCGAGGCGCTGGCCGAGGCGCGGGACCACCTGCTCGAGGCCCGCGGCGCTCCCGAGGACCTGATGGGCATGTCGCTCGAAGCGGCGGCGCGCGCTCTGGGCCGCATCACCGGCCGCGAGGCGGGCGAGGAAACGATCGCCCGCATCTTCCAGAACTTCTGCGTGGGCAAGTAG